In Balearica regulorum gibbericeps isolate bBalReg1 chromosome 14, bBalReg1.pri, whole genome shotgun sequence, one genomic interval encodes:
- the GFRA3 gene encoding GDNF family receptor alpha-3, with product MGLALLLGLLLSRAGDLLALPRSDCVTAEQLCLLDSTCNATYRTLENCALAKTRFLPLDHNSRVRCLNAELDLGNSSLLHCKCHRRMKRQEHCLRVFWTVHSSMTDGYFNLETSPYENPANEEHWKTDYNRLAALLSGSQLAGDATNPCLKATHVCNLSKKCVRLRTDYASICTKGAGSEDMCDRRRCHRGLRNFFEKVPEDFTKRILFCPCQDELCGERRRKTIVPDCSFQYNTKPNCLWLLDSCLEDHICKSRLADFQQNCQPADMSPDGCSQHNYAACLQAYMGMIGTPMTPNYVSNSSVEVSLWCTCESSGNQKEKCDQIFGMFESNKCLENAIWSQMHLKQTALERQEDLFYSSSLSFQGDSASTSLASEMSQVAEGKTQRDISEHSSMPMASSVYSGAASSWPSLALFLPLLLSPR from the exons GAGACCTCCTGGCTCTGCCAAGGAGTGACTGCGTAACAGCAGAACAGCTGTGTCTCTTGGACTCTACCTGCAATGCCACCTACAGGACCCTGGAAAACTGTGCCCTTGCTAAGACTCGCTTCCTTCCACTGGATCACAATAGCAGGGTTAGATGTCTGAATGCAGAGCTAGACCTCGGAAATAGCTCTTTGCTGCACTGCAAGTGTCACCGGCGCATGAAGAGACAGGAGCACTGCTTACGTGTTTTCTGGACCGTTCACTCCAGCATGACAGATG GTTATTTCAATTTGGAGACCTCTCCCTATGAGAATCCAGCAAATGAAGAACACTGGAAGACAGATTATAATAGACTGGCAGCTCTGTTATCAG GCTCACAGTTAGCAGGAGATGCAACAAATCCATGCCTGAAAGCTACTCACGTCTGTAATCTGAGCAAGAAGTGTGTTCGTCTGCGCACAGACTATGCCTCTATCTGCACCAAGGGAGCAGGAAGTGAGGACATGTGTGACCGTCGCAGATGCCACAGAGGGCTAAGGAATTTCTTTGAGAAAGTCCCTGAGGATTTCACCAAAAGGATCCTATTCTGTCCATGTCAAGATGAACTTTGTGGAGAACGACGCCGGAAAACTATTGTTCCTGATTGTTCCTTTCAGTATAATACCAAACCCAATTGCCTCTGGCTTCTGGACTCCTGCTTAGAAGACCATATCTGCAA GTCCCGACTGGCTGACTTCCAACAAAACTGTCAACCTGCGGACATGTCTCCAGATGGTTGCTCTCAGCACAACTATGCTGCATGCCTGCAGGCTTACATGGGGATGATTG GCACGCCCATGACACCCAACTATGTCAGCAACTCCAGCGTGGAGGTCTCCCTGTGGTGTACATGTGAGAGCAGCGGAAACCAGAAGGAGAAGTGCGACCAGATATTCGGCATGTTTGAGAGCAACAAATGCCTTG aaaatgCCATTTGGTCTCAAATGCACCTGAAGCAGACAGCTCTAGAAAGACAGGAAGACTTATTTTATTCATCTTCCCTAAGTTTCCAAGGGGACAGTGCCAGCACATCTCTTGCTTCAGAAATGTCCCAG GTGGCTGAAGGGAAGACACAGCGAGACATCTCCGAACACAGCAGTATGCCTATGGCCTCCTCTGTGTATTCTGGAGCTGCTAGTTCTTGGCCATCTCTGGCTCTGTTCCTGCCCCTGTTGCTGAGCCCACGTTAA